One Melospiza melodia melodia isolate bMelMel2 chromosome 1, bMelMel2.pri, whole genome shotgun sequence genomic window carries:
- the ENY2 gene encoding transcription and mRNA export factor ENY2, giving the protein MNKDAQMRATINQKLIETGERERLKELLRAKLIECGWKDQLKAHCKDVIKEKGLEHVTVDDLVAEITPKGRALVPDSVKKELLQRIRTFLAQHASL; this is encoded by the exons ATGAATAAAGATGCGCAGATGAGAGCAACCATTAACCAAAAGCTAATCGAAACAGGAGAGCGAGAGCG CCTTAAAGAGTTGCTGAGAGCCAAGTTAATTGAATGTGGCTGGAAGGATCAGTTGAAGGCACATTGCAAAG ATGTCATTAAAGAAAAAGGATTAGAGCATGTTACTGTTGATGATTTGGTGGCAGAAATCACTCCCAAAGGCAGAG CTTTGGTACCAGACAGTGTAAAGAAGGAACTCTTGCAAAGAATAAGAACCTTCCTTGCTCAGCATGCCAGTCTTTAA